The Fusobacterium perfoetens ATCC 29250 genome includes a window with the following:
- a CDS encoding DNA-binding protein yields the protein MEEKNSFEFLTDEEILERAKPKNEVNRLMLKNILLKFGELGELTSVARYLKVSRPFLYKALEERKILSVKIGVKRMIVIRSILNIVD from the coding sequence ATGGAGGAAAAAAATAGTTTTGAATTTTTAACAGATGAGGAAATTTTAGAAAGAGCTAAACCTAAAAATGAAGTAAATAGATTGATGTTAAAAAATATTTTATTAAAATTTGGGGAGTTAGGAGAATTAACATCTGTAGCTAGATATTTAAAAGTCAGTAGACCTTTTTTATATAAAGCTTTGGAAGAAAGAAAAATTTTATCTGTAAAAATAGGAGTAAAAAGAATGATAGTAATAAGAAGTATATTGAATATTGTAGATTAA